The Rhododendron vialii isolate Sample 1 chromosome 8a, ASM3025357v1 genome has a window encoding:
- the LOC131335121 gene encoding UDP-glycosyltransferase 13-like: protein MSNSQNQNPAPHVALLPSSGMGHLTPFLRFAVSLAQHGVQITLITTHPTISLAESQTLSHFFSTFPHITPKQLNLLPLNNATCDNSEDPFYVKYEAIRLSSHLLKPLLSSLSPPLSALVTDMSLASTVIPVTQSLNLPNYILFTSSAQMLTLFVSFHATVGSKAPNNTKTEDYFQTGLQSIPKSRIPPPLLSDTPNLLRTQIIENGKKMIQSDGILVNTFQTIEQDSLGALNDGKVVNGLPRVTAIGPFPLLGIERTQSVPWLDDQPDGSVLYVSFGSRTAMSREQIRELGDGLERSGCRFLWVVKEKKVDREDGGELGEVVGDGFMERVKERGLVVKNWVNQEEVMSHKAVGGFLSHCGWNSVTEAMWNGVPILAWPQHGDQKMNAFVVERIGMGLWAEAWGWGGGEVVVKGEEIAEKVRDIMGNELVKAKAKCVGEEARRAVGDGGGSEKGLMEVIEIWKKSF from the coding sequence ATGTCAAActcccaaaaccaaaatccagcTCCTCATGTAGCTCTCCTTCCCAGCTCCGGCATGGGTCATCTAACACCTTTCCTCCGGTTCGCTGTTTCGCTAGCCCAACACGGTGTCCAGATTACCCTCATCACTACTCACCCAACTATCTCGCTAGCCGAGTCACAAACTCTCTCTCACTTCTTCTCCACTTTCCCTCACATCACTCCAAAGCAACTCAATCTCCTCCCGTTGAACAATGCTACTTGTGACAATTCAGAAGATCCTTTCTACGTCAAATACGAAGCGATTCGCTTATCATCCCATCTTCTGAAACCGCTTCTCTCCTCATTATCGCCGCCTCTCTCTGCTCTTGTCACAGACATGAGCTTGGCCTCCACAGTCATTCCAGTCACCCAATCTCTTAACCTTCCCAACTACATTTTGTTCACTTCATCAGCTCAAATGTTGACACTTTTTGTGTCATTCCACGCCACAGTTGGCTCAAAAGCTCCAAACAATACTAAAACAGAGGATTACTTTCAAACTGGTCTGCAATCGATACCGAAATCAAGGATTCCCCCACCACTACTCTCAGACACGCCTAACCTTTTGCGAACCCAAATCATAGAGAATGGGAAGAAGATGATACAATCAGATGGAATCCTGGTAAACACATTTCAGACCATTGAGCAGGATTCCTTGGGAGCACTTAATGATGGGAAAGTAGTAAATGGGCTACCAAGGGTGACTGCAATTGGCCCATTTCCTCTATTGGGTATTGAAAGGACCCAGTCAGTACCATGGCTTGATGATCAACCAGATGGGTCAGTTTTGTACGTGAGTTTTGGGAGCAGAACTGCCATGTCAAGGGAGCAGATTAGAGAATTGGGTGATGGGTTGGAGAGGAGTGGATGTAGGTTTTTGTGGGTggtgaaggaaaagaaagtggACAGAGAAGATGGAGGGGAACTGGGTGAAGTTGTGGGAGATGGGTTTATGGAGAGGGTGAAGGAAAGAGGATTGGTGGTGAAGAATTGGGTGAATCAAGAGGAGGTAATGAGTCACAAAGCAGTTGGAGGGTTCTTGAGTCATTGTGGGTGGAACTCAGTGACCGAGGCGATGTGGAACGGGGTGCCTATACTGGCTTGGCCACAACATGGGGATCAGAAGATGAATGCTTTTGTGGTGGAGAGGATTGGGATGGGGTTGTGGGCGGAGGCGTGGGGGTGGGGAGGAGGAGAGGTGGTGGTTAAGGGAGAGGAAATTGCAGAGAAAGTTAGGGACATAATGGGGAATGAATTGGTGAAAGCTAAAGCAAAGTGTGTTGGAGAAGAGGCTAGAAGAGCAGTGGGAGATGGTGGGGGATCCGAGAAGGGGTTAATGGAAGTTATAGAGATTTGGAAGAAGTCATTTTAG